The Amycolatopsis sp. DG1A-15b genome window below encodes:
- a CDS encoding WD40 repeat domain-containing protein, with protein sequence MTRHERLLAKAGTEATGQQANHALHTTFIEHTNWVQAVACSNLAGRPVAVTAGDDNTARVWDLATGQELTTFTSHTDWVRAVACSSIDGRPVVVTAGDDDTARVWRFLTETNQSSTGSGHSADIAAGTFSVLDGRPVAVTTGGDGTARVWDLATGDELTTFTGHTSPAKGFACSSLKGRPVAVTTDYGAAVRVWDLATGQEFITFTGHTTSVNVATCGNLDGRPVAATVDRGATARMWDLTTGEVLAVFDFRSIGAVAIGPGGELMIAVGWDLIVFDRIARY encoded by the coding sequence GTGACCCGGCACGAACGGCTGCTGGCCAAGGCCGGCACTGAGGCGACCGGACAACAAGCGAATCACGCCCTCCACACAACTTTCATCGAACACACCAACTGGGTGCAGGCGGTGGCATGCAGCAATCTCGCTGGCCGCCCCGTCGCCGTCACCGCCGGCGACGACAACACCGCACGAGTCTGGGACCTCGCCACCGGCCAAGAACTCACCACCTTCACCAGCCACACCGACTGGGTACGGGCGGTCGCCTGCAGCAGCATCGACGGCCGCCCCGTCGTCGTCACTGCCGGCGACGACGACACCGCACGAGTCTGGCGGTTTCTGACCGAAACGAATCAGTCATCCACAGGTTCGGGTCACTCTGCAGACATTGCAGCCGGAACTTTCAGTGTGCTCGACGGCCGTCCGGTAGCCGTTACCACCGGCGGCGACGGGACCGCACGGGTCTGGGACCTCGCGACCGGCGACGAGCTGACCACCTTCACCGGCCACACCAGCCCGGCGAAAGGATTTGCCTGCAGCAGTCTCAAGGGCCGCCCCGTCGCCGTCACCACCGACTACGGCGCCGCCGTACGGGTATGGGATCTCGCCACCGGCCAAGAGTTCATCACCTTCACCGGCCACACCACGTCAGTGAACGTGGCGACTTGCGGCAACCTCGACGGCCGTCCCGTCGCCGCTACCGTCGACCGCGGCGCCACCGCACGGATGTGGGACCTCACTACCGGCGAGGTCCTCGCCGTCTTCGACTTTCGCAGCATCGGCGCCGTAGCGATCGGGCCTGGCGGCGAGCTCATGATCGCGGTTGGCTGGGACCTCATCGTGTTCGATCGCATCGCCAGATACTGA
- a CDS encoding FHA domain-containing protein, translated as MAALKCPVHGPQKWTGEALCPACMEFLVPDVEPMTAEPPGDEEGVCAEPSCGMPLSEGRCPVHSLGAVAEPHVTRRDRDPGQPARVLFPWGPVEIDRDEVWIGRSPECGAIAAQLDRYDNVGRLHAVFLRGEDGISVRDQSSMNGTYVNERRLEPGSSRRLRHGDVVRFAADLRATVQLPGHSR; from the coding sequence GTGGCGGCCCTGAAGTGCCCGGTGCACGGTCCACAAAAATGGACCGGCGAGGCCCTGTGCCCGGCCTGCATGGAGTTCCTGGTGCCGGACGTCGAGCCGATGACGGCCGAACCACCGGGCGACGAGGAAGGGGTGTGCGCCGAGCCGAGCTGCGGCATGCCGCTGTCCGAAGGGCGGTGCCCGGTGCATTCGCTCGGGGCAGTGGCAGAACCGCACGTGACGAGGCGGGACAGGGACCCGGGGCAACCGGCCCGCGTGCTCTTCCCCTGGGGACCGGTCGAGATAGACCGCGACGAAGTCTGGATCGGCCGTTCTCCCGAGTGTGGCGCGATCGCGGCGCAGCTCGACCGGTATGACAACGTGGGGCGCCTGCACGCGGTGTTCCTCCGCGGGGAGGACGGGATCTCGGTGCGCGACCAGTCGTCCATGAACGGCACCTACGTCAACGAGCGCCGGCTCGAGCCGGGTTCCTCCCGACGGCTCCGCCATGGGGACGTCGTCCGTTTCGCTGCTGACCTGCGCGCCACCGTCCAGCTGCCCGGGCACTCGCGGTGA
- a CDS encoding extracellular solute-binding protein: MNSEPAQDDSRNSEPAQDDSRNSEPAQDDSRNSEPAQDDSRNSEPAQDDSQWSVRFRLFIVATLVIVVSAITAAAALLVANAEFRWDVGPILYLMTAGVIATLSGVLINTLPGVVRYAWRPPPVGKHEDIAGSLRRLSRILKNPARFALLVVVVAGVVALGVAVRPAPSGLEPGKLVIMTAFPPDPGDARSILSDQWNRLNPANPIEFDYVAVQADGQHERMVQDAGPNGEHKADLYVLDIVWMAEFARHGYIQPLDESRLSERDLGDFVPKVLGSCRIDQKLWALPLNSDVGLMFSRTGVAGVSPPQTWDDYFGTSAKTAINAARSGHSDLKAANAAQLGVNDEMLTISALEAIWAAGGLVVADGQPALSPDRSKLDFGPAELKGIKKLADASRDSDLVLTGDDEAKNTSAEGAVRTFADGRTAYMRNWPVARDALEGKVSYTVTALPTASILGGQNLAISSTTDKPRAAQAVAQFFANPSSQQILLEGGYVPARQSSFSYSRRPDTQQLQIALNMASPRPVITYYTEFSRVFREGISRALNDNGKLEPGFAEKLAEIVQRK, encoded by the coding sequence ATGAATAGCGAGCCCGCGCAGGACGACAGTCGGAATAGCGAGCCCGCGCAGGACGACAGTCGGAATAGCGAGCCCGCGCAGGACGACAGTCGGAATAGCGAGCCCGCGCAGGACGACAGTCGGAATAGCGAGCCCGCGCAGGACGACAGTCAATGGAGTGTCCGGTTTCGCTTATTTATTGTCGCAACCCTGGTGATCGTGGTCAGTGCCATCACGGCCGCTGCCGCCTTGTTGGTGGCGAATGCTGAATTTCGCTGGGATGTCGGCCCGATCCTTTATCTGATGACCGCGGGCGTGATAGCGACACTCTCTGGAGTCCTTATCAATACGCTTCCTGGTGTCGTGAGATATGCGTGGCGTCCGCCGCCGGTGGGAAAGCATGAGGATATCGCTGGATCGCTGCGTAGATTGTCTCGAATTCTCAAAAATCCGGCGAGATTCGCTCTTCTGGTGGTTGTTGTGGCAGGCGTTGTGGCCTTGGGTGTGGCCGTGCGCCCGGCCCCATCGGGCTTGGAGCCCGGTAAGTTGGTGATCATGACGGCGTTCCCTCCCGATCCTGGGGACGCGCGTTCGATACTGAGTGATCAGTGGAACCGATTGAACCCGGCCAACCCGATCGAGTTCGACTACGTGGCCGTGCAAGCAGATGGCCAACATGAGCGTATGGTCCAGGACGCTGGGCCAAATGGGGAACACAAAGCCGACCTGTACGTTCTGGACATCGTATGGATGGCCGAATTCGCCCGACACGGCTACATTCAACCGCTGGACGAATCCAGGCTGTCGGAGAGGGACTTGGGCGACTTCGTGCCCAAAGTCCTGGGGTCCTGTCGAATTGACCAGAAGCTGTGGGCGCTGCCATTGAACTCGGATGTGGGATTGATGTTCTCCCGTACTGGTGTCGCTGGAGTGTCCCCACCGCAGACCTGGGACGACTACTTCGGGACCTCCGCGAAGACTGCCATCAACGCCGCACGGTCTGGCCACTCTGACCTCAAGGCGGCCAACGCTGCCCAGTTGGGTGTGAACGATGAGATGCTCACCATCTCCGCGCTGGAGGCCATCTGGGCCGCTGGAGGTCTGGTGGTCGCCGATGGTCAGCCGGCACTGAGCCCCGACAGGAGCAAGCTCGACTTCGGTCCGGCGGAATTAAAGGGGATCAAGAAACTGGCGGATGCTTCTCGTGACTCCGACCTGGTACTCACGGGTGACGATGAGGCGAAGAATACCTCTGCCGAGGGGGCGGTCCGTACATTCGCCGACGGTCGCACGGCCTACATGCGCAACTGGCCGGTCGCCCGCGACGCGTTGGAAGGTAAAGTCAGTTACACGGTCACCGCGCTACCCACCGCCAGTATTCTGGGAGGACAGAACCTGGCGATCTCCTCCACGACGGACAAACCCCGCGCCGCCCAGGCGGTAGCCCAGTTCTTTGCCAATCCCTCCAGTCAGCAAATCCTGTTGGAGGGAGGGTACGTCCCCGCTCGGCAGTCTTCTTTCAGCTATTCCCGGCGACCCGACACGCAGCAACTGCAGATCGCCCTCAATATGGCAAGCCCGCGTCCGGTTATCACCTACTATACGGAATTCAGTCGCGTCTTCCGTGAAGGAATCAGCCGAGCGTTGAACGATAATGGAAAGCTCGAGCCAGGGTTCGCCGAGAAACTAGCGGAGATCGTCCAACGGAAGTGA
- a CDS encoding 4Fe-4S single cluster domain-containing protein, translated as MKVRIARLHHPVTALGPGRRIGIWTQGCAIACPGCASRDTWVADDRHVVDVSTVLEWCAGPDPSTVDGVTISGGEPSEQPEALTELVTGLDEFRRRYGWDVLCFTGVEYEDFVARCPRVPALIDALVTGPYRAGEPTDLVWRGSANQRLVPIGERGRERYGRWVDARPERPPLQVQVDEGRVWLVGVPRSGDLGRLQRRLRERGIELEDVSWRP; from the coding sequence ATGAAGGTGCGGATCGCTCGTCTCCACCACCCGGTGACCGCCCTGGGACCGGGCCGGCGGATCGGCATCTGGACCCAGGGGTGTGCCATCGCGTGTCCCGGCTGCGCCTCCCGCGACACCTGGGTGGCCGATGACCGGCACGTGGTCGACGTCTCGACCGTGCTGGAGTGGTGCGCGGGTCCCGATCCCTCCACTGTGGACGGTGTGACGATCAGCGGTGGCGAGCCGTCGGAGCAGCCGGAGGCGCTGACCGAACTGGTCACCGGGCTCGACGAGTTCCGGCGCCGGTACGGGTGGGACGTGCTCTGCTTCACCGGCGTCGAGTACGAGGACTTCGTCGCGCGCTGTCCGCGCGTGCCGGCTCTGATCGACGCGCTCGTCACCGGGCCGTACCGGGCCGGAGAGCCCACCGACCTCGTCTGGCGCGGTTCGGCGAACCAGCGGCTCGTCCCGATCGGGGAGCGCGGGCGTGAACGCTACGGCCGGTGGGTGGACGCCCGGCCGGAGCGGCCTCCGCTGCAGGTGCAGGTCGACGAGGGCCGCGTGTGGCTGGTCGGTGTGCCGCGGAGCGGTGACCTCGGCCGGCTGCAACGACGGCTGCGGGAGCGCGGGATCGAACTGGAGGATGTGTCGTGGCGGCCCTGA
- a CDS encoding ATP-binding protein, which translates to MTDDHTDHRRVTDVTCTMSLHAMSRAVDAYTRQRYVYARDRFRPEDGSQTARAGMIAIKGSHPSHVLGKLVACRIDELQRPPISDGEVAADLVRRQRLATLIALYHAGTASPGPAPTFALGWQRRHTDGPIDLYAGGTALSATRPDGQAVLAVPVGGRGRRLPVGGLAAELRSTPCWTRIDGITDGLLVEATATQQPDRLHPSLEDCLLRAWHEPFAWLLMAEPIPPDAVATEAARIGELQRDASTRGSPEYAVQTARLAHRHQELRQAQSTGLWHVRLIAGGTSPAAAASVAGLLAASADLSSLPYVLAPTATTGALDEILDARLDGPDRASPFAASSALVASLGRGPNEEIPGVRLTLRPPFDVTAEPTSGAPGLRLGRLLDRNRAEVDDVHIPRDSLNRHMLVAGATGSGKSHTIRGLLEQASQVGLPWLVIEPAKAEYRLMASRLGPGSVLAIRPGDPDAIPAGLNPLEPAAGFPLQTHVDLVRALFTGAFQSEEPFPQVLSAALTRCYDDLGWDLALGEPKNPTLTPRYPTLTDLQRTAERVVADIGYGREVTDNVLGFIRVRLASLRLGTTGRFFEGGHPVDFASLLQHNVVVEIEDVGDDRDKAFLMGTMLIRLIEHLRVQQHPTATAGLRHLTVVEEAHRLLRRAEQPGPAAQAVELFAGLLAEIRAYGEGLIIAEQIPSKLVPDVIKNTAVKIVHRLPALDDRDTVGATMNLTEPQSRYLVTLQPGTGALFTDGMDFPLLVQIPDTTALEATTAAITAVPTTVVERRSTTCGLDCVDTPCTLRQVRAAQRMPETEPWLLAWAELSVLAHLTGQRTPYPRQPALDVLRRLPTRLRDCAISHAVDTAVATRSTAIATTHSPAQLAAHIANAIRAYLTGQRRCPDEEPEWLATPFRWNLVHHELEKLCHITPAADRHPRSREWAQTYRRPIPGDTADQQRQTVRAWFNDDLRDTATCDAIAWGLQTPASIETVVGSRRNAPDWPGRLTETLQTFTECSWAHQYLKPPDSPTDGKR; encoded by the coding sequence ATGACCGACGATCACACCGACCACAGGCGCGTGACCGATGTGACCTGTACCATGTCCCTGCATGCCATGTCGAGAGCGGTGGATGCTTATACACGGCAACGATACGTGTACGCGCGTGATCGTTTCCGTCCCGAGGACGGCAGCCAGACTGCGCGGGCCGGCATGATCGCAATTAAGGGGAGCCATCCGTCGCATGTGCTGGGCAAACTCGTCGCATGCCGAATCGACGAGTTGCAGCGCCCGCCAATCAGCGACGGCGAAGTGGCGGCGGATCTCGTACGCCGACAGCGCCTAGCAACTCTGATTGCGCTCTACCACGCAGGAACAGCCAGTCCAGGACCAGCACCGACGTTCGCGCTGGGGTGGCAGCGGCGCCACACCGATGGGCCTATCGATCTGTACGCGGGTGGGACGGCCCTGAGCGCCACGCGCCCGGACGGTCAGGCGGTCCTTGCTGTTCCGGTCGGCGGCCGGGGCAGGCGGCTACCGGTGGGTGGTCTCGCCGCGGAGCTGCGGTCCACACCATGTTGGACGCGAATCGACGGCATCACCGACGGCCTGCTGGTCGAGGCAACCGCGACGCAGCAGCCGGACCGCCTGCATCCGTCATTGGAGGATTGTCTTCTGCGAGCGTGGCACGAGCCGTTCGCGTGGCTGCTGATGGCCGAGCCCATCCCACCCGATGCGGTCGCGACCGAAGCAGCCAGGATCGGTGAGCTGCAACGCGACGCGAGCACGCGCGGCTCACCTGAGTACGCCGTGCAGACCGCCCGGCTAGCCCATCGGCACCAGGAACTACGCCAGGCTCAGTCCACCGGGCTCTGGCACGTGCGGCTGATAGCCGGTGGGACCAGTCCAGCAGCGGCAGCCAGCGTGGCCGGGCTGCTCGCTGCGTCCGCCGATCTCAGCAGCCTGCCTTACGTGCTGGCGCCCACCGCTACCACCGGCGCACTGGACGAGATCCTCGACGCGCGGCTCGACGGGCCCGACCGGGCGTCGCCGTTCGCGGCGAGCTCAGCGCTGGTCGCGTCGTTGGGCCGGGGACCCAATGAGGAGATTCCCGGAGTCCGGCTCACACTGCGGCCGCCGTTCGACGTCACCGCCGAACCCACCAGCGGCGCCCCAGGGCTGCGACTCGGGCGGCTGCTGGATCGCAACCGCGCCGAAGTCGACGACGTACACATTCCGCGTGACAGCCTCAACCGGCACATGCTGGTGGCCGGTGCCACCGGATCGGGCAAGTCGCACACCATCCGAGGCCTGCTGGAGCAGGCCTCCCAGGTGGGATTGCCATGGCTGGTAATCGAACCCGCGAAAGCCGAGTACCGGCTGATGGCCAGCCGACTCGGCCCCGGCTCAGTGCTGGCCATCCGGCCCGGCGATCCCGACGCGATCCCGGCCGGCCTCAACCCCCTGGAACCGGCCGCCGGGTTCCCGCTGCAAACCCATGTCGACTTGGTCCGAGCCCTGTTCACCGGCGCGTTCCAGTCCGAGGAACCGTTCCCGCAGGTGCTGTCCGCCGCCCTCACCCGCTGCTACGACGACCTCGGCTGGGACCTGGCGCTGGGGGAACCGAAAAACCCGACGCTCACCCCCCGATACCCCACACTGACCGACCTGCAGCGCACCGCCGAACGCGTCGTCGCCGACATCGGATACGGCAGGGAAGTCACCGACAACGTCCTCGGCTTCATCCGAGTGCGGCTGGCCAGCCTCCGTCTCGGTACCACTGGCCGATTCTTCGAGGGCGGGCACCCTGTCGACTTCGCCTCGCTGCTGCAGCACAACGTCGTCGTCGAGATCGAAGACGTCGGAGACGACCGCGACAAAGCGTTCCTGATGGGGACCATGCTGATCAGGCTGATCGAGCACCTGCGCGTCCAGCAGCACCCTACGGCTACGGCCGGGCTGCGGCACCTCACTGTCGTCGAAGAAGCCCACCGGCTGCTGCGACGCGCGGAACAACCCGGCCCCGCCGCTCAGGCCGTAGAACTGTTCGCCGGCCTGCTCGCCGAAATCCGCGCCTACGGCGAAGGACTCATCATCGCCGAACAGATCCCCAGTAAGCTGGTCCCCGACGTCATCAAGAACACCGCCGTCAAGATCGTCCACCGGCTGCCCGCCCTCGACGACCGCGACACCGTCGGCGCCACCATGAACCTCACCGAGCCCCAGTCCCGATATCTGGTCACCCTCCAGCCCGGCACCGGAGCGCTGTTCACCGACGGCATGGACTTCCCCCTCCTGGTACAGATACCGGACACCACCGCGCTCGAAGCCACCACAGCGGCAATCACCGCGGTCCCGACAACCGTGGTGGAGCGGCGTAGCACCACTTGTGGCCTCGATTGCGTCGACACGCCCTGCACTCTGCGCCAAGTGCGTGCCGCCCAGCGCATGCCCGAAACCGAACCCTGGCTACTCGCCTGGGCCGAGTTGTCCGTACTCGCCCACCTCACCGGCCAGCGCACGCCCTACCCACGCCAGCCTGCCCTCGACGTCCTGAGACGACTACCCACCCGGCTGCGCGACTGTGCCATCTCCCACGCCGTCGACACCGCTGTGGCGACCCGCTCGACCGCGATCGCCACCACACACAGCCCAGCACAACTCGCCGCCCATATCGCCAACGCCATCCGCGCCTACCTGACCGGGCAACGGCGGTGCCCCGATGAGGAACCCGAATGGCTGGCCACACCTTTCCGCTGGAACCTCGTCCATCACGAACTCGAAAAACTCTGCCACATCACCCCTGCCGCCGACCGGCACCCGCGCAGCAGAGAGTGGGCACAGACCTACCGACGCCCGATCCCAGGCGACACCGCCGACCAACAACGACAGACCGTGCGCGCCTGGTTCAACGACGACCTGCGCGATACCGCGACGTGCGACGCCATTGCTTGGGGCCTTCAGACCCCCGCCTCCATCGAGACGGTGGTCGGCAGCCGACGCAACGCCCCCGACTGGCCTGGCCGGCTCACCGAAACCCTCCAGACCTTCACCGAATGCAGCTGGGCACACCAATACCTGAAACCTCCCGATAGCCCTACCGATGGGAAGCGCTGA
- a CDS encoding AAA family ATPase → MNAPTAGERPAWLREVDLALCAHPQIVLTGNVHDLYRLPDPEHDGAVRFMNLHESIWTVAKARGYGAILTYATGAGVELFAPGGQHLPPEIAAVARTAGIELGRPIPVSMLRDVLNAVVDVQRQRSQGAPVALVLADAARLFLGEVLSPDERLLMSTADRLAYAATPVGSVYNTVFWVLDRKHDLPSWFVSGNHTLRITTVPEPDLEVRLRTAGDLVRALPGAPADESGRRQLAKRFAEASHGMRLRSMRDVVRLATASGIAGERVEDAIRAYRVGVPDNPWQGDALRERLLRAEDELGSRVLGQPDAVRRVLDILARSVTGLAGAHTGSRKGPRGTLFFAGPTGVGKTELAKALAELLFGDEHAYLRFDMSEFAAEHTEARLIGAPPGFVGHDAGGELTNGIRQQPFRVVLFDEIEKAHPRLLDKFLQILDDGRLTDGQGGTVYFTEALIVFTTNLGIIVPDDEGKPVENVTADADLPEIDERVRGHIELFFRHGLRRPELFNRLQQNIVVFDFVREDVAEEIAKRTAERVVDAVGRLFSVTLTFTDDAREQLLHHATDDLSNGGRGVVSAIENYLVNPLARRVFQNPPTAGDVIEVKGFEQAGQNWELVV, encoded by the coding sequence GTGAACGCGCCGACCGCCGGCGAACGCCCGGCCTGGTTGCGTGAGGTGGACCTCGCGCTGTGCGCCCACCCGCAGATCGTGCTGACCGGCAACGTGCACGACCTGTACCGGCTGCCCGATCCCGAGCACGACGGCGCCGTGCGGTTCATGAACCTGCACGAGAGCATCTGGACCGTCGCCAAGGCCAGGGGGTACGGCGCAATACTGACGTACGCGACGGGTGCGGGGGTCGAGCTCTTCGCGCCGGGCGGTCAGCACCTTCCCCCCGAGATCGCCGCGGTGGCCAGGACGGCGGGGATCGAGCTGGGCCGGCCGATCCCGGTATCCATGCTGCGGGACGTCCTGAACGCCGTGGTCGACGTCCAGCGGCAGCGGTCCCAGGGGGCGCCGGTGGCCTTGGTGCTCGCCGACGCCGCCCGGTTGTTCCTCGGCGAGGTCCTCTCGCCGGACGAGCGCTTGCTGATGTCCACGGCCGACCGCCTCGCCTACGCCGCGACACCGGTCGGTTCGGTCTACAACACGGTGTTCTGGGTGCTCGACCGGAAGCACGACCTGCCGTCGTGGTTCGTGAGCGGGAACCACACGCTGCGGATCACCACCGTTCCGGAGCCCGACCTGGAGGTACGGCTGCGCACGGCGGGTGATCTGGTGCGAGCGCTGCCTGGTGCCCCGGCCGACGAAAGCGGCCGGCGCCAGCTGGCCAAGCGTTTCGCCGAGGCCAGTCACGGGATGCGGTTGCGCAGCATGCGTGATGTGGTGCGGCTGGCCACGGCGTCCGGCATCGCTGGGGAACGGGTGGAGGACGCGATCCGCGCCTACCGCGTGGGTGTGCCGGACAACCCGTGGCAGGGCGACGCGCTGAGGGAGCGCCTGCTGCGGGCCGAGGACGAGCTCGGCTCACGGGTGCTCGGCCAGCCCGACGCCGTCCGGCGGGTGCTCGACATCCTGGCTCGATCGGTCACCGGACTCGCGGGCGCCCACACAGGGAGCCGCAAAGGGCCGCGCGGCACCCTGTTCTTCGCCGGGCCGACCGGCGTCGGCAAGACGGAACTGGCCAAGGCACTCGCCGAGTTGCTCTTCGGCGACGAGCACGCCTACCTGCGGTTCGACATGAGCGAGTTCGCGGCCGAGCACACCGAAGCGCGGCTAATCGGCGCCCCGCCGGGGTTCGTCGGGCACGATGCCGGCGGCGAGCTCACCAACGGCATCCGCCAGCAGCCGTTCCGCGTCGTGTTGTTCGACGAGATCGAGAAGGCGCACCCCCGGCTGCTAGACAAGTTCCTGCAGATCCTGGACGACGGCAGGCTGACCGACGGGCAGGGCGGCACGGTGTACTTCACCGAGGCGCTCATCGTGTTCACCACGAACCTCGGCATCATCGTGCCCGACGACGAAGGCAAGCCGGTCGAGAACGTGACCGCGGACGCGGACCTGCCGGAGATCGACGAGCGCGTGCGTGGGCACATCGAGCTGTTCTTCCGGCACGGGCTCCGCCGCCCCGAGCTGTTCAACCGGTTGCAGCAGAACATCGTGGTGTTCGACTTCGTGCGCGAGGACGTCGCCGAAGAGATCGCGAAACGAACCGCGGAGCGGGTCGTCGACGCGGTCGGCCGGCTGTTCTCGGTGACGTTGACCTTCACCGACGACGCCCGTGAGCAGCTGCTTCACCACGCCACCGACGACTTGTCCAACGGCGGCCGCGGAGTGGTGTCCGCGATCGAGAACTACCTCGTGAACCCCCTGGCCCGCCGGGTGTTCCAGAACCCGCCGACCGCGGGGGACGTCATCGAGGTCAAGGGGTTCGAGCAGGCGGGCCAGAACTGGGAACTGGTGGTGTGA
- a CDS encoding PP2C family serine/threonine-protein phosphatase — MLVFGWLSQALRPQLVELRAPTTSLPLVCAVADGMGGHAAGEVASTLALTYTAQDYHEWTTADAVRAGLLAINERVYARGAADAWTTGMGTTIAGLIFQARRGICFNIGDSRVHRISDGYVEQISVDHVATEPDGAPTSRLTQSLGEPPDRRLEPHVIEFPLTGEQSRFLICTDGVTSMLRAADFRGLCRRTELDDLVMGLRDAVYEVGADDNLSLIAVDVPGAD; from the coding sequence GTGCTCGTGTTCGGGTGGCTCAGTCAGGCGCTCCGTCCGCAGCTGGTCGAGCTCCGTGCCCCCACGACCTCGCTACCCCTGGTGTGCGCCGTCGCAGACGGCATGGGGGGACACGCCGCCGGCGAGGTGGCCAGCACACTCGCCCTCACCTACACGGCCCAGGACTACCACGAATGGACGACGGCCGATGCGGTTCGTGCCGGATTGCTGGCGATCAACGAGAGGGTTTACGCGCGTGGCGCTGCCGATGCGTGGACGACCGGGATGGGTACCACCATCGCTGGCCTCATTTTCCAGGCACGACGAGGAATCTGCTTCAACATCGGGGACAGCCGCGTGCACCGGATCTCCGACGGGTACGTCGAGCAGATCAGCGTCGACCACGTGGCGACCGAGCCGGACGGAGCGCCGACGTCGCGGCTCACCCAGTCACTCGGCGAACCTCCGGACCGGCGGCTCGAACCACACGTGATCGAGTTCCCGCTTACCGGGGAACAATCTCGGTTCCTGATCTGCACCGACGGCGTGACCTCGATGCTCCGCGCAGCCGACTTCAGGGGGTTGTGCCGCCGAACCGAGCTCGACGACCTCGTCATGGGGCTGCGCGACGCGGTGTACGAAGTCGGCGCTGACGACAACCTGTCGCTGATCGCAGTCGATGTGCCGGGTGCCGACTGA